From Domibacillus sp. DTU_2020_1001157_1_SI_ALB_TIR_016, a single genomic window includes:
- a CDS encoding EAL domain-containing protein — MLNKLSGFLEQTGLSPEWLTIEITESMTADVAHALQILDRLRSIGIQVSIDDFGTGYSSLSYLSRFPITKLKIDQSFVRDLTENRQAIVKAIIDLAQNLNLKVIAEGVESNEQAELLLALNCTEAQGYLYAKPLSPEEIEKRLPHC; from the coding sequence TTGCTGAACAAGTTGAGCGGATTTTTAGAGCAAACCGGCCTTTCACCCGAGTGGCTGACAATTGAAATTACGGAGAGCATGACGGCTGATGTAGCTCACGCCCTGCAGATTTTAGACCGGCTGCGCAGCATCGGCATTCAGGTGAGTATTGATGATTTTGGCACCGGCTACAGTTCACTCAGCTATTTAAGCCGCTTTCCTATTACAAAGCTGAAAATTGACCAGTCTTTCGTCCGGGATTTAACCGAGAATCGCCAGGCGATCGTAAAAGCCATCATCGATCTGGCGCAAAATTTAAATTTAAAAGTGATTGCGGAAGGCGTAGAATCAAATGAGCAGGCGGAGCTGCTGCTGGCACTTAATTGTACCGAGGCACAGGGCTATTTGTATGCAAAGCCGCTTTCTCCTGAAGAAATAGAAAAACGGCTGCCCCATTGTTAA
- a CDS encoding molybdenum cofactor guanylyltransferase — protein MKTAGIVLAGGQSSRYGRPKMFEQYKEKPFYQHSVDVLSANGLHPIILSTNRFLADRFDLSGVELIVEPTPHQGPLFALHHAISQFGEPEWFFVLSADIPFVREAFIDQLLLHCHPDYNAVVPAEGEKLQPLLALYHRRCLPYMNEALGEGRRSLMALLHKIPFKTVSFENEPSFININTQLDFQKHNKSN, from the coding sequence ATGAAAACAGCCGGCATTGTACTTGCCGGCGGCCAGTCATCACGATACGGCCGCCCTAAAATGTTTGAACAGTATAAAGAAAAGCCGTTTTACCAGCATAGCGTAGACGTCCTTAGCGCCAACGGGCTGCATCCTATTATTCTTTCGACAAACCGCTTTCTTGCTGATAGGTTTGATTTATCCGGCGTTGAGTTGATCGTGGAGCCCACTCCTCATCAAGGACCACTTTTTGCCCTGCATCACGCCATCTCACAATTTGGGGAACCGGAGTGGTTTTTTGTGCTTTCTGCCGATATCCCATTTGTAAGAGAAGCTTTTATTGATCAGCTGCTCCTGCACTGCCACCCCGATTATAACGCGGTTGTGCCGGCAGAAGGAGAAAAACTGCAGCCGCTTCTCGCTCTTTACCATAGACGCTGCCTTCCTTATATGAACGAAGCGCTCGGTGAAGGAAGAAGAAGTTTAATGGCGCTGTTACACAAGATTCCATTCAAGACCGTTTCGTTTGAGAACGAACCATCCTTTATCAACATTAACACACAGCTTGACTTCCAAAAACATAACAAAAGCAACTAA
- a CDS encoding diguanylate cyclase domain-containing protein, with amino-acid sequence MDITDKIQAEAALKQALKNEFQMTARHLQNAVFKYRKNEDGQIVLTMLEGKLLEKMGLAADRADKSQLKDIVSKQASTYISGYVERAFTGEQVNFEVNILHFSLLVHLSPLFEGEEVTEVIGTATDITERKETERQVQKMAHYDDLTGLANRRQFQKKLDEALSSSSRYNQSFALMFLDLDRFKNVNDTLGHNTGDLLLSKVAARLGGDEYAILLPAISRESAQRIAERIQEELSHCFLIENLDIFISTSIGISMFPEDGLDAETLIRTADAAMYFAKESGKNTYRFFTNDLHRDMSNKMMLEREMHRALEEKLFHVHYQPQIDIRTNQINGVEALIRWNHPKIGPVSPAEFIPLAEETGLILPIGTWVMETACAQNKAWQEAGLPPICVSVNVSLRQFMQLDFAEQVERIFRANRPFTRVADN; translated from the coding sequence GTGGATATTACCGATAAAATTCAAGCAGAAGCCGCTTTAAAACAAGCATTAAAAAACGAATTTCAAATGACAGCCAGACATTTGCAAAATGCTGTATTCAAGTATAGAAAAAATGAAGACGGGCAGATTGTGTTGACGATGCTTGAAGGAAAGCTGTTAGAGAAAATGGGGCTTGCAGCTGATCGGGCCGACAAAAGCCAGCTTAAAGATATCGTTTCAAAACAAGCATCTACATACATATCCGGTTATGTGGAGCGCGCTTTTACCGGTGAACAAGTTAATTTCGAGGTAAATATACTTCATTTCTCTCTTCTCGTTCATCTTTCTCCTCTTTTTGAAGGTGAAGAAGTCACAGAAGTAATCGGCACGGCCACCGATATTACCGAGCGGAAAGAAACAGAAAGACAAGTACAAAAAATGGCTCATTATGATGATTTAACGGGGCTTGCCAACCGGCGTCAGTTTCAAAAAAAACTGGATGAAGCTCTTTCCTCTTCGTCCCGATATAATCAGTCTTTCGCCCTCATGTTTCTTGATTTGGACCGATTTAAAAATGTAAACGATACTTTAGGCCACAATACGGGAGATCTTTTACTCAGCAAAGTAGCTGCCCGGCTTGGCGGTGATGAATATGCGATTTTGCTTCCAGCGATTTCACGTGAATCGGCCCAGCGCATTGCCGAACGAATACAAGAAGAGCTAAGTCACTGTTTTCTGATTGAAAATCTGGATATTTTCATCAGCACAAGCATCGGTATCAGCATGTTTCCTGAGGATGGGCTGGACGCAGAAACACTGATTCGCACTGCGGATGCTGCCATGTATTTCGCCAAAGAAAGCGGCAAAAACACCTACAGGTTTTTTACAAACGATCTGCATCGCGATATGAGCAACAAAATGATGCTTGAGCGGGAAATGCATCGGGCCCTTGAAGAAAAACTTTTTCATGTGCATTACCAGCCCCAGATCGACATAAGAACCAATCAAATCAACGGTGTTGAAGCGCTGATTCGCTGGAATCATCCTAAAATTGGGCCAGTTTCTCCAGCAGAATTTATTCCACTCGCAGAAGAAACAGGCTTAATTCTTCCGATCGGCACATGGGTGATGGAAACCGCCTGCGCCCAAAACAAAGCATGGCAGGAAGCAGGCCTCCCGCCTATTTGTGTGAGTGTGAACGTGTCGCTTCGGCAGTTTATGCAGTTAGATTTTGCTGAACAAGTTGAGCGGATTTTTAGAGCAAACCGGCCTTTCACCCGAGTGGCTGACAATTGA
- a CDS encoding PAS domain-containing protein, with protein sequence MLNHLHDFSSIVRALDQHFSISVTGRDSIILYVNDRFCTLCKYEQEEIIGQKHSLFDSGLHPDDYFDEMWHMLERGQVWQSELHNRAKDESIYSIHATVVPI encoded by the coding sequence TTGTTAAACCATTTGCATGATTTTTCGTCAATCGTCCGGGCTCTAGACCAGCACTTTTCCATTTCCGTTACCGGTCGAGACAGCATTATTTTGTATGTGAATGACCGTTTTTGCACGCTTTGTAAATACGAGCAGGAAGAAATTATTGGCCAAAAGCATTCCTTATTTGACTCAGGTCTGCATCCGGACGATTATTTTGATGAGATGTGGCATATGTTAGAGCGGGGACAAGTTTGGCAGAGTGAATTGCATAACCGTGCAAAGGATGAGTCTATTTACAGCATTCATGCAACGGTTGTACCGATCTAG
- the mobB gene encoding molybdopterin-guanine dinucleotide biosynthesis protein B — MENVFQVVGYQNSGKTTLMAKLIQAAAKQGARVAAIKHHGHGGAPDGQKDSDRHRQAGAVLAGVEGDGILQVSITRDQWALEDILALYRSLSVDCIFVEGYKQEAYPKAVLIRTPEDLPLLKLQNIQCAISWIDLPQTDVAYPVFQLEEEPQYTAFILQKAGLL; from the coding sequence ATGGAAAATGTATTTCAAGTAGTGGGTTATCAAAACAGCGGCAAAACAACACTGATGGCAAAACTAATACAAGCGGCCGCAAAGCAGGGAGCGCGCGTTGCAGCGATTAAGCACCACGGGCACGGGGGCGCACCGGACGGGCAAAAAGACAGCGACAGACACCGGCAGGCCGGCGCCGTTCTGGCTGGTGTAGAAGGAGACGGGATTTTGCAGGTATCCATTACGCGGGATCAGTGGGCGCTTGAGGATATCCTCGCTTTGTACCGTTCTCTTTCAGTGGACTGCATCTTTGTGGAAGGATACAAACAGGAAGCATACCCAAAAGCAGTTTTAATTCGCACACCGGAGGACTTGCCGCTTTTAAAGCTTCAAAATATTCAATGTGCGATCAGCTGGATTGATCTGCCCCAAACGGATGTTGCTTATCCTGTGTTCCAGCTTGAGGAGGAACCACAGTATACGGCATTTATTCTTCAAAAAGCCGGACTTTTATAA